The DNA sequence CGGCGGAGCGCGGTCTCCCGGGCGTACAGGTCCGCGGGGAGCGTGGCGGGGTCGCCGAGGCGGCCGACCGCGGCCACCACCAGCGGCCGGATGTCGTCGGGCAGGTCCAGCTCGGCGGCGAGGCGGCGGCGGTCCAGGCGGGTGACCTGGCGGACGTGCAGGCCGAGCGCGGTGGCCTGCACGGTGAGGTGGGCGACCGCCTGGCCCAGGTCGTACGCGTTGCGCTCCGGGTCGCCGCCGGCGTGCGCGGCGAGCAGCAGGGCGGCGGCGTGTCGGGCCCAGCCCTGGTCGGCGTCGGGCAGGCCGACCAGGATCCGCTTCCAGGTCTCGTCCTGCCGGTGCCCGAGCGCGAACCGCCACGGCTGGGCGTTGCCGGCCGAGGGCGCCCAGCGGGCCGCCTCCAGTAGCGCGGCCACCTCGTCGGCGGTCAGCTCGGCGTCGGGGTCGAACGCGCGAGGGCTCCAGCGGAAGGCGAGCAGCGGGGTCAGGTCGGTCATGGGGTACAGCGTCCCCGATGCCCGGTTTGTCACCCGCACCGGGATGAGCTGATGTGGGCAAGGCCACCCGTAACGGACAAAGTGCTACGACGTTCCGGGCGTCGGCGCGTCCCGGCTGACCGGCTCGCCCTCGGTCACCGCCCCGGCCAGCTCGACGGTCGCCGGCGCCGGGCCGGGCGAGCCGGTCAGCGTGAGGCTGCCGAGGGTGGCACGGACCGCCAGCGGGGTGCCGTCCTCGCCGAAGCAGTAGACGCCCACGTCCAGCGGTGCGTTCAGCGAGGCCGAGGTGGAGTCGACCGCGTAGCACCGGCCGGTGACGCCGGCCGGCGGCGTGGCGGGGGAGACCGCCAACGGCGCCCGCCGGTCGGTGAGCACCTCCAACCAGTCGGTGAACGGGTGCTGCACGCGCGGGTCCAGCCGGCGGGGCACCGCGTCGTCGGCGTCGCCGAGGCGTACGCAGCCGGCGGGCCGCGTCCAGCCGGCCGAGGGCAGGGCGCACTGGAAGAGCCCGTCCGAGGTGGCGGCGAGCGAGACGTCCACCGTGCCGTCCCGCCCCCAGCCGGGTACGTCGACCCGCCAGCTCCCGTCGTTCCCGCTGGTCACCGCAACGGTGCGGGAGGGGCCGCCGGGAGGTGCGAACGCGTACGTGGCGGTGAGGTGCCGGTCCTGCGCGGCGGCGGCCAACCCGGCCAGTTCGTCGCGGGCGGCGTCGACCTGCACCGGCACCGGATCGGCGGTGCCGGCCGGCGCCGAACCCGGTGGGTCGGCGACGCAGGCGGTCAGCAGCGTCGGCAGGGTGAGCGCGAGTACGCCGGACAGCCGGCGACCCGCGCGTCGATGAGCGTGCACCAGGTCATTCTGCGGTGCGACCACGGCTCCGGTCAGCCCACCGTACGGCTGTACCGCTTGGCGTGTCGTGTGCCGCCCGGGGCTGGTGAGCCGCCCCACGCCGGGGCCGGATGGTGGGATCACCCGACCCGGCGTCGCGGCCCGCCCGATACCCTGAGGGCGTCTGACACGCGCCGCCGGACTTTCAGACCCGGCGGCGTCGGCACGCTCAGGGTCGTCACCGGGAGGGAGTGCACCGTCGTGGCACTCGTGGTGCAGAAGTACGGCGGGTCCTCCGTCGCCAACGCCGAGCGGATCAAGCGGGTGGCCGAGCGCATCGTGGCGGCCCGCAAGGCGGGCGACGACGTGGTCGTGGTGGTCTCCGCCATGGGTGACACCACCGACGAGCTGCTCGACCTGGCCAACCAGGTCAGCCCGCTGCCGCCCGGCCGCGAACTGGACATGCTGCTCACCGCCGGGGAGCGGATCTCCATGGCGCTGCTCGCCATGGCCATCCACAACCTGGGGTACGAAGCCCGCTCGTTCACCGGCTCCCAGGCCGGCGTGATCACCACCTCGGTGCACGGCCGGGCCCGGATCATCGACGTGACCCCGGGGCGGCTCAAGGGCGCGCTGGACGAGGGCGCGGTGGTGATCGTCGCCGGCTTCCAGGGCGTCTCGCAGGACACCAAGGACGTCACCACGCTCGGCCGGGGCGGCTCGGACACCACCGCGGTGGCGCTCGCCGCCGCGCTCCACGCGGACGTCTGCGAGATCTACACCGACGTGGACGGCATCTTCTCCGCCGACCCGCGGATCGTGCCGAACGCCCGGCACATCAAGCACATCACCTACGAGGAGATGCTCGAGCTGGCCGCCTGCGGCGCGAAGGTGCTGCACCTGCGCAGCGTCGAGTACGCCCGGCGCGCGGGGTTGCCGATCCACGTCCGTTCGTCATACTCGACCAACACCGGCACCATGGTCACCGGATCGATGGAGGACCTTTCCGTGGAACAGGCGCTGATCACCGGGGTCGCCCACGACCGCAGCGAGGCGAAGATCACCATCGTCGGGGTGCCCGACGAGCCGGGCGCCGCCGCGCGGATCTTCGACACCGTGGCCGGTGCCGAGATCAACATCGACATGATCGTGCAGAACGTGTCCACCGAGGGCACCGGCCGCACCGACATCTCGTTCACGCTGCCCAAGGCCGACGGTCCGACCGCGATGGCCGCGCTCAGCAAGATCCAGGAGCCGGTCAAGTTCAAGGGCCTGCTCTACGACGACCACGTCGGCAAGGTTTCCCTGATCGGCGCCGGCATGCGTTCCCACCCGGGCGTCGCCGCCGGCTTCTTCGCCGCGCTCGGCACCGCCGGCGTGAACATCGAGATGATCTCCACGTCCGAGATCCGGGTCTCCGTGGTCTGCCGGGACACCGACCTCGACAAGGCGGTCAAGGCCATCCACGACGCCTTCGAGCTGGGTGGTGACACCGAAGCCGTCGTCTACGCCGGCACCGGGCGGTAGCGCGGATGCCGTCGCTACCCACCCTCGCCGTGGTCGGGGCGACCGGTGCCGTCGGTACGGTGATGTGCCAGATCCTTTCCTCCCGCCGCAACGTGTGGGGCGAGATCCGGCTGCTCGCCTCCGCGCGCTCGGTCGGCCGCCGGGTGCCGTGCCGGGGCGAGGAGTTGACCGTCCGGGCCCTCACCGCCGACGCGTTCGACGGCGTCGACGTGGCGATGTTCGACCTGCCCGACGACGTCTCGGCCGAGTGGGCGCCGATCGCGGTGTCCCGTGGCGCGGTGGTGGTGGACAACTCCGGCGCGTTCCGGATGGACCGGGACGTGCCGCTGGTGGTCCCCGAGATCAACCCCGAGCAGGTTCGCAACCGGGCCAAGGGGATCATCGCCAACGCCAACTGCACCACGCTGGCGATGATCGTGGCGATCGCCCCGCTGCACCGCGAGTACGGCCTGCGCGAACTGGTCCTCGCCTCCTACCAGTCGGCCTCCGGGGCGGGGCAGACCGGGGTGGACACGCTGCACCTCCAACTCGCCAAGATCGCCGGTGACCGGGCGCTCGGCTCCCGTGCCGGCGACGTGCGGCAGGCGGTCGGCGAGGAGCTGGGCCCGTTCCCGGCCCCGCTGGCGCTCAACGTGGTGCCCTGGGCCGGCGCGCTGGATGACGGCGGCTGGTCCTCCGAGGAGCTGAAACTCCGCAACGAGTCGCGCAAGATCCTCGGGCTGCCCGACCTGAAGGTCTCCGCGACCTGCGTGCGGGTGCCGGTGGTGACCGGTCACTCGGTCGCCGTGCACGCGGTCTTCGCCACCGAGGTGGACGCCGAGGGCGCCCGCGAGGCGCTGCGCAACGCGCCGGGCGTGATCCTGGTCGACGACCCGGCCGCCGGGGAGTTCCCGATGCCGATCGACGCGGTCGGCACCGACCCGTCCTGGGTGGGCCGCATCCGCCGCGCCGTCGACGACCCACGTGCGCTGGACCTGTTCGTGACCGGCGACAACCTCCGCAAGGGCGCCGCCCTCAACACCGCCCAGATCGCCGAACTCCTCGCCAAGGAACTGACCCACTGACCACCCGCGTGCGCCCTCACCCGCGCCCCGAGCCCTCTTTTCACGGAAAGAGTGGCTATTCGGGTCCCCATAGCCACTCTTTCCGTGAAAGGGCGCGCGAGGCGAGCAGGGGTGCGCGAGGCGCGAGGGGCGCTGAGGGGGCGAGGTGCGGTGAGGGCGCGGGGGGTGGGGTCAGGCGGCGGAGAGGTGGACGCCGTCCCGGCCGTGCCGCTTGACCGCGTAGAGGGCCTGGTCGGCGCGGTGCAGGGTGCGCTCCGGGGGCTCGTCGGGGCGGGGCAGCGCGATGCCGACGCTGATCGTCCGGCCGGTGACTCGGGCCGCCTCGGTGAGCCGCTCGGCGATCCGGACCGCCTCCTGCGGGTGGCTCACCTCGATCACCGCGAAGAACTCGTCGCCACCGGTCCGGTACAGCTCGTCGCCCTGCCGCAGCGCGCCCTCCAGCGCCCGGGCCAGCCCCACCAGCAGCCGGTCGCCGGCCTGGTGGCCGTACGTGTCGTTGACGTCCTTGAACCCGTCCACGTCGATGGCCAGCAACGCGGTACGCCCGGGCGTGGCGGTGGCGATCCGCTGCCCGAACGGCCCGGTGTGCCGCAGCCCGGTGAGCGGGTCCGAGCTGGCCTGCTCGCGCAGCCGCGCCAGGGTCCGTAGCCGGTCGAGACAGGTCCATGCCTGCCCGGCCAGCAGCTCGATCAGGTTGACAGTGGTCGGGTCGGGTCGCAGTGACCGTTCGTCGGCGACCAGCAGCACGCCGCCGCTCGACGGCGTGCCGACCGGCACCGCCACCAGCGTGCGCGCGCCGGCCCGGGTCAGTGGCAGGTACTCCTCGGTCGGGGGGTGCCCCGCCTCGCCCAGCGTGTACGCCGAGCCGTAGCGGTGGGCGCGGTCGACCATGCGGTCCAGCGCGGCCGGACCGGCCTCGGCCAGTTCGGCCCGGATCCGCGCCTCCAGGTCGCCCGGGGTGTCGGTGGGCGCGCCCAGGCGGGGCCCGTCCCGGCCGGTGAGCACCAGCACGGCGGCGGAGAGCGCGGAGACGTCGCGGGCCGCGGCGATGGCGGCGGCCATCAGGTCCCAGTCGGTTCCGGCGGCGGTGAACGCGGCGGCGTGCCGGAGCAGTTTCTCGCTGCGGCTCTCGGCCGGTGGCCCGCCGAGCGCCGCGATCCGGGCGCCGAGCCGGTCGGCCAGCCGTTCGGCTGTCTCCTGCCAGGGCGCCAGCGTGACCGGCTCGCTCCACTGGAGGTCGAGCACGCCGATCGGGCGGCCGTCCGGGTCACGGACCGGGACGCAGAGTTCCGCGGTGACGTCCGGGCGGACCGGGAGGTAGTCGGGGTCGGCGGCGACGTCGGGAACGGCGGCGGTCTCGCCGGAGGCGTAGACCCGCCGCGCCACCGACGGTTCGGGCCGGTGCCGGGCCGTCCCGGTGCCGTCGGTCGTCGCCGGGACGTGGGAGAAGACCTGCCAGGCACCGGTGGCCGCGACGCACCGGAGGCGGTCGTGGACGCGGAGCAGGATGGTGGCCGTCGCCGGGGTGTGCCGGGCGAGCGCGGCGACGGTCCACTGGCACGCCTCGGGCACGGTCGACGCCGTGGGAAGGCGCACCGTGACGTCGCGGAGGACTCGCTCGTGGTCCACGTCGTTCCTGCTCGGAGGGGGGTCGGGTCGCGATCAAGCGTACTCAGCGGGGCCGCTCCCGACCTTCGTACACATGTGCTATCCACAGCCTGTGGACGCGGCCTGTGGGCAACGCGCGGACCGGCGCGGCGGTAGCGTGAGGGTCCCGGCCCGAGGAGGCGCCGATGCTCATCGCCCAGCTCAGCGATCCGCATGTGACCACCGGTCCGCTCGCCGCCGAGCCGGCGGCCGGCCTGCACCGGGCGCTCGGCGTGGCGCTCGCCCTGCGCCCCCGGCCCGACTGCGTGGTGATCACCGGCGATCTCACCGGCTCCGGCCGGCCGGACGAATACCTCGCCCTCCGCGAGATCGTCGGGCGGTTCCCGCTGCCGGTGCACCTGGCCGCCGGCAACCACGACGACCGCGAGTCGCTGCTCGACACGTTCGGCGGCACCCCCCACCTGGCCGGCGGATTCTCCGCGCACTACCACGTCGACCACCCGGACGCGACGCTCGTGGTGCTCGACTCGCTCAGCCCCGGCGGCTCCGGCGGTCGGCTCGGCGACGAGCAGCTCGACTGGCTCGACGGGGTGCTCGCCGGCCGGCCGGAGGCGCCCGCCGTCGTGTGCCTGCACCATCCGCCGGTCGCGGTGGGCGTCCCGGCCGCCGACGCCATCCGGCTCGCCGACGCCGACGCGTTCGCCGCCGTGGTCGCCCGACACCCCCATGTCGTACGCGTCGCCGCGGGCCACCTGCACCGCCAGGTGACCAGCGCGTTCGCCGGTACGGTGCTGACCTGCGCGCCGAGCACCTGGATCCAGGCGAGCCTGACCATGGCCGACGAGGACGAGATCGGCTGGGTCGCCGAGCCGACCGCGTTCCTGCTGCACCGGGTCGCCGACGGCGGCTGTGTCACGCACACCGTCCAGGTCAGTCATGCCGCCGGTCGGACGTGCGGGTTCTGACCGCTGCGGTGCCCCTGCTCTGGTACGTCGCGTACGGGTCGAACCTGCACGCCGCTCGGCTCGACTGGTACCTGCGCGGCGGGCGTCCACCGGGCGGGCTGCGCACGTACCCGGGCTGTCGGGACTGCCGACCACCGCACCGGACGGTTCCGGCGCTGGTCCCCGGCGGCGTCTATTTCGCCGGCGAGTCCCGCGCCTGGACCGGTGGCATGGCGTTCTACGACCCGGAGCTGCCCGGCCGGGCGGCGGTCCGCGGCTACCTGGTCACGGTCGAGCAGTTCGCCGACATCGCCGCCCAGGAGATGTACCGGCCGCCCGGCGCGGACCTGGCCGGGATCCGCGCGGCGGTCGCGACCGGCCGGGCCACGCTCGGTCCGGGCCGCTACGAGACGCTGCTCCGGGTCGGGGAGCGCGACGGCCGGCCGATGCTCACGTTCACCGCCCCGCACCGCGCGGTGGAGGTGCCCTGGACCCGGCCCGCCCCGGTCTATCTCGGCATGCTGGCCCGGGGGCTGCGGGAGGCGCACGGGTGGGGTGTCGCCCGCACCGTCGACTATCTGTCCGGCCGGCCGGGTGTCGCCGGGCGGTGGACCCGGGCGGCGCTCCGGACGCTGGTCGGCACCGCCCACGTCGCGGTCGCCAACCCGCCCTCCGGTGTTCAGGTCGAGTTCGGACAGTCCGCTCCGGCCGCCGGACCGGTGGACATGAACGGCCGTTCGGTTGGCGACGGATGGCCCGCCGGGAGTGTTTCCGGTCAGGAAGGTTGCCAGAGCAAGGTTTTCGGCGTGACATGAGCGACGGCGCCGGCTCCCTGGTCCCTGGGGGCCGGCGCCCTTTCCACGAACCGCGTGCGCCGTGCGGGAATTCATCCGACGGTCATGTCGGACTCGTCGGGCAGACCGGTACGGGTCGCCTGGTGCGGCGAACATTCCGAATGCCACCCCGGTCGACCTGCGGCCCGGTGGATGAGAAGCTACCCCGGGCGGGGCGGCGTTCCCCCGAGTGCCGCCTTCCGCGATCGACCCCTGTCACGGCACGCATCAGGGTCGCCGGGCGAATCATCGTCCGGACACCACGCGCCGGTATCTCACGAGGAGTTCCATGTCCGTCCCCGGGATGCGCCGCCGGGCCGCCGTCGGCCTGGCCGCACTCGCCGCGACCGCGTTCACCGCCGTCGCCGTCACCCCCGACCAGGCCGAGGCCCACTCGAAGCCGGTCGACGTCCAGCTGCTCGCGATCAACGACTTCCACGGCAACCTGGAGCCGCCGACCGGCTCCAGCGGCACCATCGACGGGCAGGCCGCCGGTGGCGCGGAATACCTGGCCAGCCACCTGAAGGCCATGCGCGCCGCGGCGCAGGCGCAGGGCAAGGGCACCGTCACGGTCGCCGCGGGCGACCTGATCGGCGCCTCGCCGCTGCTCTCCGCCGCGTTCCACGACGAGCCCACCATCGAGGAGATGAACCTCGCCGGGCTCGAGTTCGCCAGCGTCGGCAACCACGAGTTCGACGAGGGCGCCACCGAGCTGCTGCGGATGCAGCGCGGCGGCTGCCACCCGGTGGACGGCTGCGCCGACGGCACGCCGTTCGCGGGCGCGAAGTTCAAGTACCTCTCCGCGAACGCGTTCAAGACCTCCACCGGCCTGCCGCTGATGCAGCCGTTCGGCATCAAGATCGTCAAGGGTGTGCCGATCGGCTTCATCGGCATGACGCTGGAGGGCACCCCGAACATCGTCAGCCAGCAGGGCGTGGCCGGGCTGCGCTTCACCGACGAGGCCGACACCGCCAACAAGTACGCCAAGATCCTGCGGCTGCTCGGCGTCAAGAGCATCGTCGTGCTGCTGCACGAGGGTGGCGTGCAGAACGGCGGCGGCATCAACGACTGCACCGGGTTCAGCGGCCCGATCGTCGACATCGCCAACCGGATGGACCCGTCGATCGACGTGATCGTCAGCGGCCACAGCCACGCCGCGTACAACTGCAACATCAACGGCAAGCTGGTCACCAGCGCCAGCTCGTTCGGCCGCCTCGTCACCGACATCAACCTGAAGATCGACCCGCGTACCCGGGACGTGGTCAGCGCGTCGGCGAACAACGTGGTGGTCACCCGGGACGTCGCCAAGGACCCGGCCTCGACCGAGCTGATCAGCCGGTACAAGACCGCGCTCGGCCCGGTGGCCGACCGGGTGGTCGGCGAGACCACCGCCGCGATCACCAAGACCCAGGAGAACCTGTACCAGACCGGGGTCGACGCCAACGGCAAGCCGACGTACCAGACCGGTGAGTCGCCGCTGGGCAACGTGATCGCCGACGCCCAGCTCGCCGCCACCGACACCGAGCAGAACGCGGTCGCCGCGTTCATGAACCCCGGTGGTGTCCGCGCCGACCTCGACGCCGGCCCGGTCACCTACGCCGAGGCGTTCACCGTCCAGCCGTTCGCCAACAACCTGGTGACGCTGGACCTGACCGGCGCGCAGCTCTACTGCATGCTGGAGCAGCAGTTCACCGTGGCGCGGGTGCTCTACGCCTCCTCGTCCGTGCACTACGTCGTGGACGTCAACGGCACCACCGCGCCGGCCGGCACGCCGTGTGCCGGCAGCCGGGTGGTCCGGGGCAGCCTCACCATCAACGGCACCCCGGTGACGGACACCGCGACCTACCGGGTCACGGTGAACAACTTCCTCGCCGGCGGCGGCGACGGCTTCAGCGTCCTGACCGGCGGCACCAACGCGGTGACCGGCCAGATCGACCTGGACGCCTTCACCGCGTACCTGACCGAGAAGTCGCCGGTGTCCGCGCCGGCGCTGGACCGGATCCAGACCACCGCGGAGGTCCCCGCCGCCTGACGGCGACCACACCGAGAACGGGCCCGGGAGCGACGCTCCGGGGCCCGTCCTCGTCCGTGCCCTCCCGCTCGTCGATCAAGGAGTTCGCGTCCGGCAGAGCGCGGAAGGGTGGCCCGAACTCCTTGATCGACGGCTGGGACGGTCAGGCCGTGGGGGCGAGGTGGGGGTCCGGGGTGGAGGTGGGGGCCGGGCGGCCGTCCTGGACCGCGCTGAGCAGGGGGCGCAGGGACAGGGCGAGCAGCGAGGCGGCCAGGCAGCCACCCACCACGACCGCCACCCAGACCCGTCCGTCCGCCGCGCCGATCAGGGGCCCGGCGGTGACCGGACCGACGACCCCGCTGATCCCGAAGATCATCGAACTCATCGCGTTGTAGCGGCCACGCAGCTCGTCGGTGGCCAACGCGTTGGTCAGGGCGGGCATGACCGGCGACAGCATCGTCTCGCCGAACCCGAAGATCGCCGAGCAGGCCACCACGCCGAGCGCCGCGAGCAGCGCGTTGCCGCCACCGACCACGCCGGCCGCACCGAGCACCAGCCAGGCGCCCGCGAAGACCGCGCCGACCAACGCCAGCGCGCCGGTGCGGCTGCGTCCCTCCAGCCGCCGGAGCATCAGCAGCTGGGAGAGCACGATCATCACGGTGTTCGCGGCGAGCGCCCAGGCCACCACCCGCGGCGTCACCTCCACCACCCGCACCGAGTACGCCGCGAAGCCCACCTCGATCTGCGCGTAGCCGCAGGTGGTGAGCACCAGCCCGAAGACGACGAGCCGGCGGAACGGCCGGTCCCGCAGCACGGTCAGATAGCCGCCGGCCGCCGGCGCGGCATCGCCCCCGTCCGCGACCGTGGCCGGCCGGCGCCCCACGTGCGGCAGCGTGAGCAGGATCAGGGCCGGGGTCAGGTAGCTCACCGCGTCGAGCAGGTAGATCGCCTGGAACGTGACCGGGCGGGCCACGTCGACCACCGCGCCGGAGATCAGGCCGCCGACGCCGATGCCGAGGTTGAGCAGGGCGAAGTTCAGCCCGAAGACCCGCTGCCGCTCACCGTCGCTCGTGAGCGACGCGAGGATGGTGTTCTGCCCGGCCCAGATCGCCGAGCTGCCCACGGCGACCAGGGTCATCACCCCGAACGCCGAGGCGGTGGAGTCGACCAGGGCCAGCGAGCCGGTGCCGACGGCCTCGACGACCAGGCACGGCAGCACCACCCGCCGGGCGCCGAACCGGTCGATCAGCGTGCCGCCCAGCGGCGACAGGGCCAGCGTCACCGCGCCGAACCAGCCGATCACCAGGCCGGCGCGGGCGTCGGTCAGGCCGCGCACGTCGGTGAGGTAGATGAAGAGGAACGGCAGGGTGAGGCCGCGCCCGACGGCGGAGAGCAGGGTCCCCAGGAGAATCCGGCGGGCTTCGGGACGGGCTGGTAGGACGCGGCGCGGCATGGCTGGGATTCTGGGCGGCGGGTACGACGACCGCGACCCGTTTACCCCCGCCCCGGCGGGCGCGGAGCCGGAAGGTGAGCAAGCCCACCCCGTCTGCCATGCTGGCCCGGTGACCACGACCTGGCGTCATCTGCCCGCCCCGGCCCGCGAGATCGCCGTGACCGCCACGG is a window from the Micromonospora sp. DSM 45708 genome containing:
- a CDS encoding bifunctional metallophosphatase/5'-nucleotidase, whose amino-acid sequence is MSVPGMRRRAAVGLAALAATAFTAVAVTPDQAEAHSKPVDVQLLAINDFHGNLEPPTGSSGTIDGQAAGGAEYLASHLKAMRAAAQAQGKGTVTVAAGDLIGASPLLSAAFHDEPTIEEMNLAGLEFASVGNHEFDEGATELLRMQRGGCHPVDGCADGTPFAGAKFKYLSANAFKTSTGLPLMQPFGIKIVKGVPIGFIGMTLEGTPNIVSQQGVAGLRFTDEADTANKYAKILRLLGVKSIVVLLHEGGVQNGGGINDCTGFSGPIVDIANRMDPSIDVIVSGHSHAAYNCNINGKLVTSASSFGRLVTDINLKIDPRTRDVVSASANNVVVTRDVAKDPASTELISRYKTALGPVADRVVGETTAAITKTQENLYQTGVDANGKPTYQTGESPLGNVIADAQLAATDTEQNAVAAFMNPGGVRADLDAGPVTYAEAFTVQPFANNLVTLDLTGAQLYCMLEQQFTVARVLYASSSVHYVVDVNGTTAPAGTPCAGSRVVRGSLTINGTPVTDTATYRVTVNNFLAGGGDGFSVLTGGTNAVTGQIDLDAFTAYLTEKSPVSAPALDRIQTTAEVPAA
- a CDS encoding nitroreductase family protein, producing MTDLTPLLAFRWSPRAFDPDAELTADEVAALLEAARWAPSAGNAQPWRFALGHRQDETWKRILVGLPDADQGWARHAAALLLAAHAGGDPERNAYDLGQAVAHLTVQATALGLHVRQVTRLDRRRLAAELDLPDDIRPLVVAAVGRLGDPATLPADLYARETALRRRRPLPALLLR
- a CDS encoding GGDEF domain-containing protein, translating into MDHERVLRDVTVRLPTASTVPEACQWTVAALARHTPATATILLRVHDRLRCVAATGAWQVFSHVPATTDGTGTARHRPEPSVARRVYASGETAAVPDVAADPDYLPVRPDVTAELCVPVRDPDGRPIGVLDLQWSEPVTLAPWQETAERLADRLGARIAALGGPPAESRSEKLLRHAAAFTAAGTDWDLMAAAIAAARDVSALSAAVLVLTGRDGPRLGAPTDTPGDLEARIRAELAEAGPAALDRMVDRAHRYGSAYTLGEAGHPPTEEYLPLTRAGARTLVAVPVGTPSSGGVLLVADERSLRPDPTTVNLIELLAGQAWTCLDRLRTLARLREQASSDPLTGLRHTGPFGQRIATATPGRTALLAIDVDGFKDVNDTYGHQAGDRLLVGLARALEGALRQGDELYRTGGDEFFAVIEVSHPQEAVRIAERLTEAARVTGRTISVGIALPRPDEPPERTLHRADQALYAVKRHGRDGVHLSAA
- a CDS encoding metallophosphoesterase: MLIAQLSDPHVTTGPLAAEPAAGLHRALGVALALRPRPDCVVITGDLTGSGRPDEYLALREIVGRFPLPVHLAAGNHDDRESLLDTFGGTPHLAGGFSAHYHVDHPDATLVVLDSLSPGGSGGRLGDEQLDWLDGVLAGRPEAPAVVCLHHPPVAVGVPAADAIRLADADAFAAVVARHPHVVRVAAGHLHRQVTSAFAGTVLTCAPSTWIQASLTMADEDEIGWVAEPTAFLLHRVADGGCVTHTVQVSHAAGRTCGF
- a CDS encoding MFS transporter; translated protein: MPRRVLPARPEARRILLGTLLSAVGRGLTLPFLFIYLTDVRGLTDARAGLVIGWFGAVTLALSPLGGTLIDRFGARRVVLPCLVVEAVGTGSLALVDSTASAFGVMTLVAVGSSAIWAGQNTILASLTSDGERQRVFGLNFALLNLGIGVGGLISGAVVDVARPVTFQAIYLLDAVSYLTPALILLTLPHVGRRPATVADGGDAAPAAGGYLTVLRDRPFRRLVVFGLVLTTCGYAQIEVGFAAYSVRVVEVTPRVVAWALAANTVMIVLSQLLMLRRLEGRSRTGALALVGAVFAGAWLVLGAAGVVGGGNALLAALGVVACSAIFGFGETMLSPVMPALTNALATDELRGRYNAMSSMIFGISGVVGPVTAGPLIGAADGRVWVAVVVGGCLAASLLALSLRPLLSAVQDGRPAPTSTPDPHLAPTA
- a CDS encoding histone deacetylase; the protein is MRVLTAAVPLLWYVAYGSNLHAARLDWYLRGGRPPGGLRTYPGCRDCRPPHRTVPALVPGGVYFAGESRAWTGGMAFYDPELPGRAAVRGYLVTVEQFADIAAQEMYRPPGADLAGIRAAVATGRATLGPGRYETLLRVGERDGRPMLTFTAPHRAVEVPWTRPAPVYLGMLARGLREAHGWGVARTVDYLSGRPGVAGRWTRAALRTLVGTAHVAVANPPSGVQVEFGQSAPAAGPVDMNGRSVGDGWPAGSVSGQEGCQSKVFGVT
- a CDS encoding aspartate kinase; this encodes MALVVQKYGGSSVANAERIKRVAERIVAARKAGDDVVVVVSAMGDTTDELLDLANQVSPLPPGRELDMLLTAGERISMALLAMAIHNLGYEARSFTGSQAGVITTSVHGRARIIDVTPGRLKGALDEGAVVIVAGFQGVSQDTKDVTTLGRGGSDTTAVALAAALHADVCEIYTDVDGIFSADPRIVPNARHIKHITYEEMLELAACGAKVLHLRSVEYARRAGLPIHVRSSYSTNTGTMVTGSMEDLSVEQALITGVAHDRSEAKITIVGVPDEPGAAARIFDTVAGAEINIDMIVQNVSTEGTGRTDISFTLPKADGPTAMAALSKIQEPVKFKGLLYDDHVGKVSLIGAGMRSHPGVAAGFFAALGTAGVNIEMISTSEIRVSVVCRDTDLDKAVKAIHDAFELGGDTEAVVYAGTGR
- a CDS encoding aspartate-semialdehyde dehydrogenase gives rise to the protein MPSLPTLAVVGATGAVGTVMCQILSSRRNVWGEIRLLASARSVGRRVPCRGEELTVRALTADAFDGVDVAMFDLPDDVSAEWAPIAVSRGAVVVDNSGAFRMDRDVPLVVPEINPEQVRNRAKGIIANANCTTLAMIVAIAPLHREYGLRELVLASYQSASGAGQTGVDTLHLQLAKIAGDRALGSRAGDVRQAVGEELGPFPAPLALNVVPWAGALDDGGWSSEELKLRNESRKILGLPDLKVSATCVRVPVVTGHSVAVHAVFATEVDAEGAREALRNAPGVILVDDPAAGEFPMPIDAVGTDPSWVGRIRRAVDDPRALDLFVTGDNLRKGAALNTAQIAELLAKELTH